Genomic window (Longibacter salinarum):
ACGGAACGCCGTCATCAGGCTCTCCATTTCGCTTTCGCCCAGATGCATGCGCTTGAGTAGCCTGAGCACGTCCTCGGGAAGTTCGTCTCGCCCCTTCGGACGGAGAAGCTTCCGAATCTGCTCGGGCTCCCCGAACACGTCCGTATCCCCTGTCTTCGCCCCGTCGAGGTAGCGGAGGTCGAATCGCCCCCACATCCAGTGCGGACGCCAGCCTGTGATCACGATCGGCTCGTTGGCATCGATCGCTCGCTGCAGCGCCGTAACCATTGCAGCATCTCCAGAGGATACCACGCTGAACCCGTCGATGCCGTTGTTTTCGAGCACCCGGCGCGTCTGTTCGTTAATCGCCGCGCCCGACTCGATGCCGATAATTTCGCCACCGAGATCCTCTCTCAAATCGGCAAGGTCTGTCACGGACTCGGCCTCGACGTAGTCTGGAACCACCAGCCCCACCGTCGTGCTGTCGTAGACCGGCCCGAGATCGACAATCCGGTCGCTGTACTCGTCCCAGAGCGGTCCATGCGTGACCGGGAGCCACGCGTCCACAAACGCGTCGACGTCGCCCTCCGCGACGGCACTGAACGCCATGGCTGCTCCGCCGGCCTGCGTAAGTTCCACCTCGCGGTCCAGGCTATCTTCGATCACGGCCTGCAGGACATGCGTCATCGCGATGCCCTCCGTCCAGCTAACGTAGACCAGCGAAACCGGCTCATCCGCCGACGACGTGTCGTCCCCGCAACCGGCAAACACCATCACGGTGAAAAAGACGAGCGCTCCTACGGCAATGCGAAAGCGATGAGTGGGGCGTGTCATATATGATTAAGATGAGGCAGAGAGACAGATGAAATTCTGCAATTCATGAAGGGACACAGCATCATGCCGCATCCCAGGCGACGTGCTCCTCATACGTCGTTAGTACATCGCGGATCAGCGCCTCCTCTGACCAGTCTGCGACATTCTTTCGTTCGCGGTTCCCATTTACGTGCACTTCCGCCCGAAATCGACGAGCTTCGTCCTCGGCGACATTGATCTCGGGAAACGCGAAGTTCGGGACGCGGAGTGTCCGCGCGCTGACGATATAGGTGAATGGGTCCGCATCCGCGTCGGGCTGGATTAGGATGCCGATCTCCCCGTCGTCGCGGTATACCTCCACTCGTTCGACGAAGGCGTCGAGCTCGTCACGAAGAGCCTGAAATGCGTTCGGCGCGGCCGTTTCGATGCAGTGCGCGACGGATTCCGGCGAAGCCGCGATCGGTTTGTCCCGACCGAAGAGCCGGCGCAGATGGGACATCCAGTCAGTTGACATGTCGGGTCTAGAGGAGCAATGATCAACAAGCTACGCAGGCACGTCGTCGGACACTGGCGTTGAGACAGCCGCCGGCTCTTCGGTGCCCTGATCCCCGCGATCAGCGACATCGGAATGGGTCTTCAGGTATTTCGGGGGTGGGACGCGATCGCGTCGAAGTCCCTGTATGAGCCCGTAGCACATGACGATCAGAACGACCGTAAACGGAAGCGCCGTCGTAATGGCCGCGGTCTGAAGAGCCTCCAGTCCGCCCGCAAGGAGTAATACCGATGCTACGGCTCCCTCGGTGACTGCCCAGAAAATGCGCTGAGCGACCGGCGGATCCTGCTTGCCGCCCGAGGTAATGATGTCGATCACGAGCGAGCCGGAGTCCGACGAGGTGACAAAAAAGGTAATCACAACGAACGTAGCGATCGCGGAACTGACGGCTGTGAGGGGAAACTCCGACAACAGCGCAAAGAGAGCGGTCGGGATCGCGTTTTCAGACGCCTCCTGCACTGCACCACCCGCTCCATTTAAAATCATTCGGATGCCTGTATCCCCGAAGACCGTCAACCACAGGAACGTGACAACGGTGGGAACCAGCATCACGCCACTCACGAACTCCCTGATCGTGCGACCGCGCGAAATCCGTGCGATGAACATCCCCACGAACGGAGACCACGCGATCCACCACGCCCAGTAGAACAGAGTCCATCTGCTTTGCCAGTCGGAGCCTTCGAAGGCGTATGTTTGAAATGTCATCGAGACGATGTTTTGCAGGTAACCGCCAAGGTTCTGCACAAATGCATCCGTTAGAAACACCGTCGGCCCGACGATGAACACAAACGTCAGAAGCAGCAGGCCGAGCCCCAGATTTAACTCGCTGAGACGTCGGATGCCGCGATCCAACCCCAGCACGACGCTGACGGTCGCCATGCCGGTAATCCCGGCAATTAGTGAAAGCTGTACCCAGACCGCATTGGGGATGTCCAGCAAAAACGTCAGGCCGGCGTTGATCTGCATGACGCCCAACCCGAGCGAGTTTGCCACGCCGAACATGGTGCCGAGAACCGCAAACGTGTCGACGGTGTGGCCGATCGGCCCGTAAATCCGATCTCCGATTATAGGATAGAGAGCGGACCGAAGCGTTAGCGGAAGGTCGTGCCGGTACGAAAAGTAAGCCAGCGAGAGCCCGACGACAATGTAGATCGCCCACGCGTGCACGCCCCAGTGAAAAAACGTGATCTGCATGGCTTCGCGTGCGGCTTCAACCGTTCCACCGGATGCTCCGCCAGGCGGGCTCAGGAAGTGAATAACGGGCTCCGCGACGCTGTAAAACAGTAGACCGATGCCCATCCCCGCACTAAAGAGCATCGCGAACCATCCGGTATAGCTATAATCCGGCTCGCTATCCTTCGGCCCGAGCTTCACGCGGCCGTAGGGACTAACCGCAAGACCGATCACGAAGATGAGAAAGATCCCCACGGCCAGAGTATAGAACCATCCAGAGTACATCGTGATCGTACTCTGTACCGTGGTAAATACACCTCGCGCTGTGTCGGTAAAAACGGCACCGAACGCCACGAACGCCAGGATCAGCGCCGCCGAGGGAAAGAAAACGGCGCCGTTCACGGCAAATCGTGACGACTCCTCTGTGGACGACGCATGATTGGATTCGTCCATGAACTCGACGATAGAAGCCTCACTTGGAGACAGAGAGCAAGAAGAGCACTAAGTAGCGCCAACGTGCACACCGTCGCGAAGATGAGCGGTTTTCGAAACGATCCCCGGCTTCCCTCAACTCATCGTTTTCATTTCCACATTCTGCTCCGGTATCCCGTTACGCCGTCTTCGGAGCACTGGCTTCTCCCGCCCGGCCGCCGAGTCCCTGCGTAACGCGGTCAAGGAAAATTGCCAGGATCACCACCGCGAGTCCACTTTCGAACCCGAGGCCGATCTTGAGCTGCGTGACGCCCGTGAGCACATCCTGACCGAGCCCGCCGGCGCCGATCAATGCGGCAATAACGACCATCGAAAGCGCAAGCATGATGGTCTGGTTAATCCCCGCGAGGATCGTCGGGAGGGCAACCGGAAGCTCCACCTTCCACAACTGCTGCCACGGTGTGGCGCCGAACGCCTGCGACGCCTCCACAATCTCTCGCGGCACCTGCCGGATGCCGAGACTCGTCAGCCGAACGACGGGCGGCATGGCAAAAACCACGGTGGCGAGCACGCCGGGCACCGCGCCAATCCGAAAGAGCAGCACTGCCGGGATCAGGTAAACGAAGGCTGGCATCGTCTGCATGAAGTCGAGCACCGGACGCAGCGTACGCTGGATCCATTTGCGCTTCGCGCCCGCCACCCCGAGCGGCACCCCGATGGCAAGCGCGATCGCGGTCGACGCCAATACAAGCGCCAACGTTTCCATGGTCGCCGTCCAGAGATCCATGCCGTACGCAATCACAGCCATTCCGGCAGCGGTAAAGATCGCCACACCGCGACCAGATAGCCACCACGCCAGCCCGACGAACACGATGATCCACGCCCAGGCGGGAAGCAGCATCAATCCTGCCTCCAGCGCATCGACGACAGCCCGAACGACCGCGCCGATGGCATCGAGCCCCGGGCCGAGGTTCGTTCGGATCCACTCCAGATACTGTTCAAATGCGCCTCCAATGTCCATAGCGTTCGTGCTGATCAGAATGAGCGTCGAGTCCGTTCGCTAGGACGACTGGAGAATCCGGGCGATGTCGTCGGGCGAGATGCTGCCGAGCGACGTTCCGTTCTCGGACACGCGGTGCGGTCCATCTCGAAGCACGCGGGCAGCGACATCGCCGAGACGCATGTCTGGATCCAGTTCGGGCCACCCGTTGCTTTCGGCGTCCGTGGTCCCGTTTTGAACGATGTCGGCAGCAGTGAGGGCACGGGTTCGATCCACGTCGGCGACAAAGTCGCGAACGTACGGCGTCGCCGGCTTAGCCAGAATATCCACGGGGACGCCCGTCTGCACGATCTTGCCACCTTCCATGATCGCGAGGCGGTCCGCAAGCCGAAATGCTTCGTCCACGTCGTGGGTGATGAAAACGATCGTCCGTCGCCGCTCACGCTGCAACCGCATCACCTCGTTTTGCAACTCCGTACGGATGAGCGGATCGAGGGCGCTGAACGGCTCATCCATGAGCAGGATGTCCGGGTCAGTGGCCAGGGCGCGAGCGAGGCCGACCCGCTGCTGCATCCCGCCGCTCAACTCGTCCGGGTGCTTGTCCTCATAGCCGTCGAGCCCGACCTGCACGAGTGCGTCCTCGACGCGGCGACTCCGTTCCTCGTCCGCCACGCCGCTCACCTCCAACCCAAACGCCACGTTGCCTGCGACGGTGCGGTGCGGAAAGAGTCCGAACTGCTGAAAGACCATCGCGAGGCGCCTCCGGCAAACTTCCCGCAGCCGCTCACGCGACATCGCCGTCAAATCCTCGCCTTCGACCTCGACCGTCCCCCGCGATGGCGTGACGAGCCCATTTAGACAGCGAAGCAGCGTTGACTTCCCGCTTCCAGAGCGCCCCATCACGACGAATGTCTCCCCTTCTTCGACCGAAAAGGAGGCGTCTCGAATCGCGACGGTGCAACCAGTCTGTTCTAAAATCTCCGCTTTCGACGAACCCGCATCCAGCAAATCCAGCGCTGCCTCGACGTCGTCACCAAATATCTTCGTGAGGCCATCTACCGTTATCTGAGACACAGTCGGAGGTCGAAGTTTGAAAGTCGAAGGTCGAACTGGGCTTTTCGCGCGAGCTACGGACAATCACGGTCTGCAACGCCAGACTCGTAAGTTAACGCCCGGTCTCTACAGATAGCAATGTATGTCTACAGTGCGTTGATGATGCCGATGATGCCCGTCCGAATCATCGCGACGGAAATGGCGGCCAGAAAGAGGCTCGCGACTTTTCCGATCGCTCGCGACGCGCCCGCTCCGACGAACCCGATGAACCAGGGGCCGAAGTAGAACAGCGTGAAGCTCACCGCGAGATTCGCAATCAAGGCCGCGACGGTCGGCAGGTAACCGTACCCTTCCTGCAGGATAAGGATCGTCGTGATGGCGGCCGGCCCGACGGTGAGCGGCGTCCCCAGCGGCACAACCCCCAGGTCCGCCATCGACGTCTCGTCGCCATTCGATTGCGTCTTCCGCGTCAGGTTGCTGAACAGAAGATCCGTGATGCTCAAGACCAGCAGGATGATCCCGCCACCGATGCGAAGATCGTTCACCGTGATGCCCAGCGTGTCGAAAATCACGCGCCCGGCCAGCACAATCACAATGGCAATTACGAAGGCCGTCATGATGGCCCGTCGCACGAGCGACCGGCGGCTCTTAACCGACATTCCCTCCGTCATCCCGATGAAGAGCGGGAGCACGCCAATCGCATTCATCGCGACGAAGAGGGACAGAAACGGCTCGACAAATTCCGTGAGGGTAAAATCCAGTTCCATGAAGAGGGTGAAGACACGAAAGGGTGAGCAGGACACGAAGCGTCCTCACGCACCGCTCCCCCCGAACTTCGTTCCAACATCAATCGACGAATGCGATGAATCTAGACCAGGAACGACGGCAAATAGCTTTCGGCGTTTTGAAGCACACCGACCGCGGTCCCGAACACGAACGTTCCCACAATGAAGTAGAGATTCGCCACGAGAATCGCTGTCATTGTTACCCGCACCCAGCCACCTCCATACGCACGCCGGAGAGCTGCCACGAGGTAGACGAACACACCGCCGTAGATAACAATCCGTGCGGGAATCAGGATCGACGATCCGATTTCGAGGAGTTCGAGAGCAAACTCGAGGCTCACGACCGCGAAAATGAACGAGTGCAGGTGCAGCGAAAAGATCACGTGGTGCGCATACGGTTCGCGCAGATAGATCAAGCTCAGGATCAACGCAAACGCCGGAACGAGCACGAACATTACCTTCGCCGCGTTCTGCAGCAGCGTCTCCAGCGCCTCGGTATCGTCCATCCCTTCGGCCTCCTCCCCATTCGTCATGATCGTTTCGGCAGTCACGGACGGTCCGCGCTCCCGATCTGCCGAGGCCATTAGCATCGATCTTGTCACGGTCAGAACGAGAGCGGTATCGGCCAAAACCCGTTCAACGGCAATTTCCCCCACGAGGGAATCTTCGAGGGGCTTGAGTCGCCTCTCCCACTGGCTTGCGGCAGACGATGCGTCGCGCGCGGATCCACCTGACTGAAGCGTATCGTCCGCCGGCCCGATGTCGATCGCCTGTGGCACCAGGAAGGCGGGACCGAGCACTCCCTTCGCCACACTGTCCGCCGTCGATTGTCGAACGATGAGCTTGACGCGTTCATCCGACGATCCCTTTCCGCGTCGGATGAGTTCCGCCTCGACCCCCGACTCGGGCAGCCCCTCCACCTCCAAGAGGACGAGCGAATCGCCGCGCACGTCGATCACGAGAAGGGAGTCGCGCAGTGCCGGCGGAGCGGACTCGCCGAGGCGTTCGGCCGCACGCTCCCGGACATCATCCTCGTCCGTCTCGTCGGCAACCGGAAGGGAGTCCTCAGCTGCGTCCCCGATGAAGCGTGCCCGGTGCAGCAGCGTATCCACCGAAATGTGGCGTGCGTAGAGGCTGTCGAGCGTGGAACGACGCACCTGCACCTCGATGGTCTCCGTATCTGCCTCGTTCGTCCAGTCCGGCACGAAGGCGGTAAACAGCAGGAAGAATGCGAAGCTCGAGACGAGGTAAAGCCGGATCGGCGGAATGAAGTCGGCGCGGCGTCCAGCAAAGTAGTGTGCTGAAAGTGCACCGGGCGCAAAAAACAGGAGTCGAAGCGTGCGCTGAATCCGCGAGTCGACCTCAAAGACGTGGTCGACGAACCGCTGCAGGAGCAGGCGAATCGACGGTTCCTGATTTCGATGCCGCTGGCCGCACAAGTGGCAGTATCGACCGACGAGGGGCGTTCCGCAGTTTCGGCATTCGCCTGTCTCCTCCAGGCGCGTCTCGAGGCCCACAGGGCTCGTTCGCACAAACGATTCCTTCAGGGCGGCCCCGAGGTGACGCGGTGACGTGACGCCGCTCCGATACAGCAGGCCTGCCGTCCCCCCAATCGCCGTGACCGTCGCGATCACGGCCCAGCCCGATATCCATTCGAGTCCACCGATCACGGCAACAGCGATCGAGGCGTTGATTGCCGTATGCAGGGCGACGGCTCGCTCGATTCGATCGTCCGCGATCATCAGGAGAGCCGGCAATACACCCGCCCCAACCACGTAGTACACGAGAATGGCCGCGCCGGGCGACGGGATGTCCGCATCCAGCAGGATCGCGAGGACGATGGCTCCGACGGGAAGCACTGCGCCGAACGCAGCGAGCCACGGGCCGACCGGATAGCCGGCCAGTCGCCACCCCGAACATCGGGCGGAAATGCTCTGCAGGAGGTATCCACGGAATCCCTCCATGCTTGCCGCGACCACCAGGGTACTGAGGAGAGCCAGCACGACCGAACTGCTCATCGCCAGGGGTCCGGCATGCCCAACGAGCCATGCAATGCCCCACAAACCGGTAACGCCCCCGAGGGCTGCCATAAGACTGCTCGCCCACAGCCAACCGCGGACTCGTGCTCCGAAGAGGACGCTTCTGAGCGTACGTCGATGAAACGTGCGGACGCAGATCCCGAGAGCGGCTGTGAGGGCGAGATGGGCCCACCCGAAGGCGCGGACGAGTTCCACAGGACGATTCTCATTGAGCGTCTCCAGGATCGAGCTCCCCATCCCTATTCCCATCGCATCCAGGGAAATCATGAGGATGGCAACGGCCATAATACCGCCGCCGACCGTGTAACTCAGCAGCGTATACGCAACGCGTAGAAGCGTCGTCCGACCGATATCGCCCTGGCGAAGATAGGAGGACGGCTGCATGGAAAACCTCTGCACTCAATGGAAACGAAAAAGCTCGATAATGGCGGTTTTCGCTAGAGCTGCTCCACCGTATAGCCTTTCTCTTGAAGCATTTTCGTGACGCTC
Coding sequences:
- a CDS encoding ABC transporter permease, whose product is MDIGGAFEQYLEWIRTNLGPGLDAIGAVVRAVVDALEAGLMLLPAWAWIIVFVGLAWWLSGRGVAIFTAAGMAVIAYGMDLWTATMETLALVLASTAIALAIGVPLGVAGAKRKWIQRTLRPVLDFMQTMPAFVYLIPAVLLFRIGAVPGVLATVVFAMPPVVRLTSLGIRQVPREIVEASQAFGATPWQQLWKVELPVALPTILAGINQTIMLALSMVVIAALIGAGGLGQDVLTGVTQLKIGLGFESGLAVVILAIFLDRVTQGLGGRAGEASAPKTA
- a CDS encoding glycine betaine ABC transporter substrate-binding protein, translating into MTRPTHRFRIAVGALVFFTVMVFAGCGDDTSSADEPVSLVYVSWTEGIAMTHVLQAVIEDSLDREVELTQAGGAAMAFSAVAEGDVDAFVDAWLPVTHGPLWDEYSDRIVDLGPVYDSTTVGLVVPDYVEAESVTDLADLREDLGGEIIGIESGAAINEQTRRVLENNGIDGFSVVSSGDAAMVTALQRAIDANEPIVITGWRPHWMWGRFDLRYLDGAKTGDTDVFGEPEQIRKLLRPKGRDELPEDVLRLLKRMHLGESEMESLMTAFRPGKGDLQATARRWIENHPAVVAEWLSHEEPPGDSGN
- a CDS encoding quaternary amine ABC transporter ATP-binding protein, producing the protein MSQITVDGLTKIFGDDVEAALDLLDAGSSKAEILEQTGCTVAIRDASFSVEEGETFVVMGRSGSGKSTLLRCLNGLVTPSRGTVEVEGEDLTAMSRERLREVCRRRLAMVFQQFGLFPHRTVAGNVAFGLEVSGVADEERSRRVEDALVQVGLDGYEDKHPDELSGGMQQRVGLARALATDPDILLMDEPFSALDPLIRTELQNEVMRLQRERRRTIVFITHDVDEAFRLADRLAIMEGGKIVQTGVPVDILAKPATPYVRDFVADVDRTRALTAADIVQNGTTDAESNGWPELDPDMRLGDVAARVLRDGPHRVSENGTSLGSISPDDIARILQSS
- a CDS encoding DUF3667 domain-containing protein, which produces MQPSSYLRQGDIGRTTLLRVAYTLLSYTVGGGIMAVAILMISLDAMGIGMGSSILETLNENRPVELVRAFGWAHLALTAALGICVRTFHRRTLRSVLFGARVRGWLWASSLMAALGGVTGLWGIAWLVGHAGPLAMSSSVVLALLSTLVVAASMEGFRGYLLQSISARCSGWRLAGYPVGPWLAAFGAVLPVGAIVLAILLDADIPSPGAAILVYYVVGAGVLPALLMIADDRIERAVALHTAINASIAVAVIGGLEWISGWAVIATVTAIGGTAGLLYRSGVTSPRHLGAALKESFVRTSPVGLETRLEETGECRNCGTPLVGRYCHLCGQRHRNQEPSIRLLLQRFVDHVFEVDSRIQRTLRLLFFAPGALSAHYFAGRRADFIPPIRLYLVSSFAFFLLFTAFVPDWTNEADTETIEVQVRRSTLDSLYARHISVDTLLHRARFIGDAAEDSLPVADETDEDDVRERAAERLGESAPPALRDSLLVIDVRGDSLVLLEVEGLPESGVEAELIRRGKGSSDERVKLIVRQSTADSVAKGVLGPAFLVPQAIDIGPADDTLQSGGSARDASSAASQWERRLKPLEDSLVGEIAVERVLADTALVLTVTRSMLMASADRERGPSVTAETIMTNGEEAEGMDDTEALETLLQNAAKVMFVLVPAFALILSLIYLREPYAHHVIFSLHLHSFIFAVVSLEFALELLEIGSSILIPARIVIYGGVFVYLVAALRRAYGGGWVRVTMTAILVANLYFIVGTFVFGTAVGVLQNAESYLPSFLV
- a CDS encoding MarC family protein, producing MELDFTLTEFVEPFLSLFVAMNAIGVLPLFIGMTEGMSVKSRRSLVRRAIMTAFVIAIVIVLAGRVIFDTLGITVNDLRIGGGIILLVLSITDLLFSNLTRKTQSNGDETSMADLGVVPLGTPLTVGPAAITTILILQEGYGYLPTVAALIANLAVSFTLFYFGPWFIGFVGAGASRAIGKVASLFLAAISVAMIRTGIIGIINAL
- a CDS encoding BCCT family transporter, encoding MDESNHASSTEESSRFAVNGAVFFPSAALILAFVAFGAVFTDTARGVFTTVQSTITMYSGWFYTLAVGIFLIFVIGLAVSPYGRVKLGPKDSEPDYSYTGWFAMLFSAGMGIGLLFYSVAEPVIHFLSPPGGASGGTVEAAREAMQITFFHWGVHAWAIYIVVGLSLAYFSYRHDLPLTLRSALYPIIGDRIYGPIGHTVDTFAVLGTMFGVANSLGLGVMQINAGLTFLLDIPNAVWVQLSLIAGITGMATVSVVLGLDRGIRRLSELNLGLGLLLLTFVFIVGPTVFLTDAFVQNLGGYLQNIVSMTFQTYAFEGSDWQSRWTLFYWAWWIAWSPFVGMFIARISRGRTIREFVSGVMLVPTVVTFLWLTVFGDTGIRMILNGAGGAVQEASENAIPTALFALLSEFPLTAVSSAIATFVVITFFVTSSDSGSLVIDIITSGGKQDPPVAQRIFWAVTEGAVASVLLLAGGLEALQTAAITTALPFTVVLIVMCYGLIQGLRRDRVPPPKYLKTHSDVADRGDQGTEEPAAVSTPVSDDVPA